Part of the Diceros bicornis minor isolate mBicDic1 chromosome 2, mDicBic1.mat.cur, whole genome shotgun sequence genome is shown below.
CTGCTCACGTCCTCTCTCACTACCCTACTTGCCAAAGCAGTCCAGCCTTCCTTCATTTCCTCCACTGTACCATGGTCCCTTCAGATGCCAGGCCTTTGCACAACTTGCTCCCTCCACACGGTACACTCTTCTTCACTTGCTCAGGATTCTCCCAGAAGCCCCTCCCTTGAGGCCTCCTTGGTTCCTATGTCTGGGGCTTACACCACTCAGAGAATTTGTCCCCCAGCACCAATCCTTATGGAATGTTGCTACTCTCTTAGATGTCACTCCACCCAAGCCCATTAGGGCAGTGGCCAAGTCTGAGCTGTGCCTAGCAGGCATCTCATCCCTGCAGAGTAAACATATATGTTTACTGCCCAGGACACTCTCTTGGTCGAGGCTGATAAGCCTGTCAGGTCTGCTTCAGGCTCCAGGGGACTCATCCACCTTCCAGGGCCAGGCCCACCAAGGCCTGAATCTTGCAGTTTCCCCATCAACCCCTCCCTCAGTTCTCCCGGGCAGGCCAGGCCCCGGGACCAGGTCAACTTCCTAGTCCAGTCCAGGAAAGCATCAGGGATTGGCGAGGGGTCCGGCTTCCTGCTCTGTCCGGCGGGTTTGTCCACCACAGCAGGCAATTGGGGTGGAAGGGcaatggggaaaccgaggccagaAGGTGCTGACCGGATTAGGGCTGGGAGCGCGGGCTCTTGACGGACCAACAGCTCGCTCAAGTTGGGCGCACACGTGGCCCCTGCCTCCTGGGACACGTGCCGGAAGCGGGGGAATTCGGGGAGGCGGCGCCAGGGTGGTCCAGGCAGGAGTCCCCGCCCAAGACCCTCGGGCACGCCGACAAGGACCCACGGAAGGCTCCCGCTAGCCGGTCATCAGCTGCCCAGTGCCCCCCACTTACCCCCTCGGCGGCGCTGGCCGCCCTTCCGGGACGCACTGCCCTTACGGGCACGGGGCATGCCGGGAATCGGGCGCGGGGGCGCGGGGTCAGAGGCCCGGCAGGCGAGGGCTCCAGACCAGCGACACGCTGGCCGGTGCGCTGAGCTGACACTTGGGCAGACGACGAGAGCTACACACCGCGCGCGCCACCATCTTCGCGAGGCGCCCCGCCCTGCCAAACAGGCCGAAGCGCCCCGCCCTGCTAAACGGGTCGCCGGGAAGGCGAGTTCCCGGCCATTCGGTTCAGACTCGCATCCACGTGTCCGAAACTACTATTCCCAGGGGGCTGCGCGCGCAAATTACCGCCGGCCGGCTTGGCGCAGATCACCTCGGGAATTGTAGTCTACTGCTTGGACCCATAGGCCCACGACGTTCTAGCTGAACTATGCACCCACAATGCCCTGAGTCCCTCCCAGCACGTGCACACATGCATAGTCCTTAACTCTGAAGCTGCCCCTTGGGGCCACCCACCATAATAGGACCGGCATCTCACGCAGGACTTTCAGTGGGACACACGCGACAGGAAAAGCATGGGGCTTGGTAGAACGGGGTGGGAAGAGCCAAACCGCAGGCAGTGAAAGAAAAAGTGACTTTATGATGAAAGCAGAGTACAGACAACAACTTAGCACTTATAGACCTTAGCCAAGATCCTCTTGGGGCTCACCTGCCCCTGGACGCGTCTCCTGGTACCTCTACACGGACCCAGTGATGTGTAGGAACAGAGCCCTGGGCTGGCAACTCTAACCATCTGGAACCCTGACTCTCCCTGGGACTGCTTTGTTGGCAGGAGGGATCAGGTGATCTCAGAGGGCTTCTGGTTTTAAAATAGTGTGTTTTTTTGGCCCCTTCCACTCCCCAGGGATCCCATGGGAAGTGTGGTGTGTGTATTGGAGGAATGACTGTAAGCTAATGAGAACAAGAGTGGGACAGATTCCTTCCTCCAGGACTGGGGAACAGGCAGCAGGGACAAGAAGGTCCGGTGCTTTATGCTGCTTCttcaggcctgggctcctggcAGGTAGGGCCAGCCCAGCCCCGTAACAGCGGCAGCTGAAGGACTCCCAAGCTCCAGGGCTGCCGTGTGGCTGCAGATGCAGAAAGGCTTCCATTTGTCCTGGGTCTCGCCAGGCACAGCGCCCCTGGCCATGGCACCGCTGGTGACTGCAGGCCATGGCTGCCCTGGTCACATTGATTACATAGGGGCCCAGAGTGACCACCAGGTAGTCATAGAGACGCCAGCACTCctcctgaggagaggaagggatgTATCAATGCTCCTGCTCCATGGCCTAACATGGTCTCTCCCCAACCCTGGGACCCCAGCATGGGCTGCATGGCAGGCTGGAGGGGGCAATGATCACCTCAGAGCTGGAGAAGCTCAGACCCCCCCAGAGCACCACGCCGGCTGCCCCCAGTGCTGCGCCCACACCCATGGTCTGCACAAGGTCATCCTGAAGGTAGAGAGCTGCTaagccagggctgggctggccagATCCATCTGGGCCTACCTCCACCTTCAAGAAACTTTCTTGGCTCATTGACATGATCTGATTCCACCTCTAGAGTAGGGCCCCTTGGCATTGAGCCTCCAAGTGGCTTCTCAGGCCCTCTACTTAGAGACTGCCTCCCCTCAGACCAGGGCTCCAAAGGCTGGGCCTTGCCTTCCCTCTCAAGATCGTCCAGGGCAGAGCCATATCTCCTTGTCAGATGCTCCAGGACAAGACCTCCCCTCTCAGAACTAGATCAGGGCCTCCCCCTCAAACTCCCCTGGACAAGGTCTTCTCAGACCTTCCTAGGACAGAGCCATGCCTCCCCACTCAGTCCCCTACACCTCAGCTTTCACTCACCTGGGACAGGAACCTCCCAGAGCTCCAGTGTGTGAGGCGGGCATAGGCCAGGACGGGCAGGGGATGTGGATGTCCAGCGAGGGCCACACGGAAGGCCTCCTCCAGGCGGTATCAGACAAATGCCTGGTGGTGAGTAGGCGGCAGCCTGGGTGGGAGGTAGATGCTGGGGAAGAGGGCGCTAGAGGCAGCCCAGAGCCAATGCAGTTGGGTGTTGCAGGCAAGGGTGGCTGCATGGCAGTGGCCCGTGTAATTGGAAGGCATACCATGCCAGCCATTGCCACAGGCTGGGAAGTAATAGAAGCCCCAGGGCCCACAGGGCTGCAGTGCCTGGCCCAGCTGCAGCGTGTCCTCCATCAGTGCACGGGCTGCCTGTTCAAAGCCAGTTTGGGCCTTGTGGAGCTGCTCCTGGGGGTCTAGGTGGGGGAACAGCCGCTGTGCCCAAGCCCATAAGGCTGCAGGATAGGCTTGGCGGTGGCCCCAGTTCCCAGCCCAAAGGGGACTCCATTCCTCCCAGTCCAGCACTGCCAGGCCAATGAAGCCAGGTCCCAGGCTGTGGTGGATCTGGTAGGCAGCCTGTGCCAGGTGGCGGTCAAGGGGCACAGCCTGGGGGATGCCCCCATTGTGAGCTGTGCCCCTGGGCCCAAGGTAGGGATAGAGGCCGAGCTGGTTCTTGTAGAAGATGGTGACGTTCTGGCCATGGAAACGCTGGCCACGGTTGGCTGTGATGCCCAGGGCCTCTAGTGGAAGGTGCACACCAAAGCGGGCAATACGTGTGCTGAGGGTATGTTCCACAGCACCGAGAAGGGGCGTTCAGGGGCCTGCAGCAGGGGCTGGCCACACCCCAGACACAAGGCCACCCCTAGCACCAGGGCTGGGCTTAGCTGCATGGTCATGTCCCAGGGATGGAAACCTGCAGGAGAGACGGAGTGTAAGCTTAGAGTCTCCAACCATGGCCACACCTTCCATACAGCAGGGAAAGCTAGGAAAACTCCCCCAGCTCCTCCCCACAAGGATGGGAAGGTGGGGAAAGCATGGTCCCCCAGGGGCCCCATAGGCCTCTCAGAGCAATTACACCTCAAGCTGGCCTGGGCATCTCCCCTCCCATGTTGTCTATATCTGTCCTGGCAGCACTGTGCCCTCggacacctcccccacccccagctctcacaagtccccccctttttttttgtgaggaagatcagccctcagctaacatccgatgccaatcctctttttttttttcccactgaggaacatgggccctgggctaacatccgtgcccatcttctattttatatgggcaaaaacaaaaacaaaacaaaacaaaaacaaaaacaaaataaataaaaaaataaaaggggccagcctggtggcgcaagcggttgggtgcacgcactctgctttggcggctcggggtttgcaggtttggatcctgggtgtgcaccgacgcaccatttgtcaggcggtgctgtggcagcatcccatgtaaagtggaggaagatgggcatggatgttagctcaaggccagtcttcctcaagaaaaaaggggaggagtggcatcagatgttggctcagggctagtcctcctcacacacacaaaaaatttttatatgggacactgccacagcatggcttgacaagcggtgcatcagtgcgcacccgggatctgaacatgtgaaccctgggctgcctaagcagagcgcgcgcacttaaccgctgtgccaccgggccagcccccacaaggccccttctctcctctgcccATCTTGTTTCCTGCCCCAAGAACACTCAGCCCCCACCTTGCTTGGCCTAATTCCTACTCAGCACTCAGGTCTCTGCTGTGACATCACCTCCCCTAGGAGGTCTCCTGGATCTCCAGATGGAGTGAGGGCACTTGGGCTCCCACTGTCCCAGCATGGATCCTGCTACTGTATGCCTGTCTGTATCCCTGTCTATTTGTCCCCTTGGGTTGAGACCCTATCTGTCTAGTTCCCCATTGTCTATGCCCAGTCCAgggcctgacacagagtaggtgctcaatgaatggtgatgaatgagtgaatgtggAAGGGAACAGACACCCTGTCCCCTGGGCCTGGCAGAGTGGAAGCAGCAGAAGGCAGATGTCCCTCTACCCATGGCCCCAGGGCCAAGGTAGAGCTGGGGGCTCCTGCAGGTATAGGGGACCTAAGATGAGGCTGGGAGGCGAGGGTGAGGGTTAACAAATAAACTGTCACAGCCACACCCAACAGAAGCCTTTATTCAGCCACACTGACAGCCGTGAGCCAGAGCCATGGAGCCATCTCCTGGCCCTGAGTGGCACTCAGGAAACACACTCAAGCTAAAGCTGCCCCCAGGGGCCAGCAGCTGAGGTATGGCCAGTGGGCTGAGGCTGGTACTGTCCCGGGCAGTCAACTGATCCACAAACACAGCGCCTTGCCCTGGGTGGCCCTCATATGTCTTTCTCCATCCAGAATACGGCGCATCCTCTCAGGTCTTGGTATTGTGTCTCCAGCAGACTTTGTGGAGGGGACCCTGCTGGGGGTAGGGTTGAGGTGGTCAAGGGCTCAGGCAGGGGAGGAGGGTGGCGGCAACGATGGCCCCTTGGGGGCTCTTGGGGAAGCCTGGGCAGTCAGGCTAGGGGCCTTGCAGCGTGGCCGGGGGGAGGGGGCTCTGGAGAAGGCACTGAGCAGGTTGGCGGGCAGCCGTTGGCTGGTGAAGACCAGGCCCTGCACAGGCTCACCCAGCTGGTAGCCCAGGTGCGCATAAAAATGCAGCTGGTCATGTGTGGTAAGGTGTAGTCGGCGGAAGCCCCGGGCGTGAGCAAAGACCTCCAGGCCCTCCATGAGGCGGCGGCCAAAGCCACGGCCCCTCAGGGCCCGGGCCACCACCACTGTCTCCACTAGGAGGCTCTGGGGCCGGTCCAGCACTCGTGAGAGGCGGGCATGGCCCACCACAATGGGTGCTgcctcgggggtggggtgggggctcagCAGCATCAGGCAGAGAGGGAAGGCGTCTGAGGACTGGCCCAAGGAGTGCAGGCGGGAGGCGCGGCTGCGGGGCCACTGCTCATTGATGAGGTCCGCACAGGCATCCAGGAGCTCAGGTCGGCAGTGCACAGGCTCCAGGGTCAGCTCAGTTGAGCCAGGACAGAGGGTCATCTCTGGATGGCATGTGGAACCCGGGGTCAGCTCAGCTAGCCTGGGGCTCAGGGTCAGCTCTGGCTGGTGTGCAGGATCCAGGGTCAGCTTGGCCAGGTTGGATCTCAGGGTCAACTCTGGCTGGCATGCAGGATCCAGAGTCAGCTCGGCTGGGCTGGTACTCAGGATCAGCTACATCTGGTTTATAGGGTCTAGGGCAGGGGTCAGCTTGGCTGGGCCAGGAGTCAGAGTCAGCTCTCGCCTACATGTAGGATCCAGGCTCAGCTGAGTCAGGCTGGGAGCCAAGGTTACCTCCTGCTGGGTTGCAGGTGTGTCAGTGCCAAGTTGGGGGTTAAGGCCACAATCTCCAGGTAGTGGCATTTCCTCAGACCACAAGGGTGCTCCTTCTGTGGACAACAGCCATGCTGGGCTGTGCCAGGAGGTAGGACAGGGCTGGGGCAGCGAGGGGCTGACACAGTGCTAGGGAGGCCATGCATCCTAGAACTAGTGGGCTGCACCTTGTCCCAATACTCACCTGATGGCGCAAGTGACGTGGAGGAGACCCATCCCCTATACCTGGAGGAGATGACTCAGGTGGAGAGCAGAGAGGATGGGTCCAGGGTGTCCTGCCCCACATGGGACAGAGGCTGAGGGCTATAGGCTTGGGCAAAACTCAAGAGCCCTGGTCCCAGCCTGCTCTGGCTACAACTTTGTCAGGACAGTTGATCCAGCCCCATACCACCGTGGCTGGTTGGCCACCGGACAGAACATGCAAACTAGACACCACGACCCCCTGCTTGAACCCACCCAAGTCTCCTTAGCTGCCCCTAGGAGTTCCCctgtccctcccttctccctacaTTCCAGGCCCCAGCCTTTCTGACCACCTGGGCCATGCCCGCCACCTAACCAATCGTAGGGTGATACCCACCCATCAGGCTGTTTTCCCCTCCCTGGACTGCCTTCCCTACCTGGGGCACAGAGCCCATGGCCCCCTCCCCAACTTTGCCCAGCCCAGGACACTTTGATTGGGCATGGAGCCAACTGTTCCCTCAGATATGGCCCCAGCAGCTCTAGCAAGGGGCCTGGCTCAGCCACACAGCAATGTGGCTCCTGCAAGCCTGGTTCCCCACTGGCCTGAGTTTCGTAGCCACCCTAGATAAGGACCACAGCTTCCTTCCTACATCTACAAGGGTGTCCAACGGCCACCAGGTTGGGGGCCCAGAGCTCCTGCGCCCAAATCCCATTGTTTGCCCATCCTACCCCAGGCCCTGCTGGCAGGAGGGTCTATGCTGGGGGATTTCTGGGGGTCGGGGGGCTGCTGGGCCCCACCTTCTACTCACCTGCTCCAGAGGGGACTCCTGGCgtcccttccccacctcctcaggAAGGCCCCCTGAGCTTGAGGCCAATTCCACACTGGTCAGTAACTGGTAGCCCCCTCCCCTCACACCACATCCCACTCAGAGAGCTATAAGCCCCTCACCTGCATCAGCCACCTCCGCAGCAGCCGCACTCCCGGACCAGGAGCGGGGAGCCCCAGGATCCGCCCCCCACGCCTGGAGCCCCAGACTTCCCCGCGAGCTTAACCCCTTCAGTGCTGACCCCACCCACTGTGGGCGGGGCTCCTGGGTCCTCAGAGAGGGGCGGCAGTCTctcctgtgcctcggtttccccctCCCTCCTAATGGGTGACAAACCGTGGGGTTTTGGGCGGTGGGGGCATCCAGGCTTTGACTCTGGGTGAGTGTGGCTCAGCATGCTCTGGGAGGGAACGACAGACGCAGGAAAGGCGTGCAGGGCGGCACAGCCATTTGAGGACCGAACGCGCGGAGCGGACGGGAAGCAGGGGGCGCAATGAGGGCTGACACGCCGCGCGTGGGAAGGGGGGCGGTACTGACATGTTGAAGCCGGGCTCGGGGTTGCTCCGCGTCCTCGCTCCGCACCGATGGGTATCTCGCTGTCTCTCGCTCGGGTTCTTTGGACCACCCCCGCTGGCCCCTAGCGGTGCGGCGGACGCACTGCAGCCGTCGCGTCTCGCCGCGCACCATCTGCTCGAGTCCCCGCCCCCGTTCAGTACGTCATAACACCGACCGCACGCACGCTCCGCTCTGGCTCCGCCTCTGCACCTCTCGCCCCTGCCGAGCCGGGCCCTGCCCCCTGCGCGTCACAGCTTCGAGCGATCGCAGGCTCCATTTCCCCTTGGCTCCGCCTCTTCCTGCCCCGGCTATACAGGCGTCTGTGGCTCTGTGCGTCGCCGCTTAGGTCCTGCTCCGATTTGGCTCTGCGGAGGCCCTGCCCGGAGCCACCGTGTCACAGCCCCGGCCAGGTGCAAGCCCCTCCTCCAGCTGGCTCCGCTTCCGCCTCACCGCGCCCCGCCCCGGGCTCGGACAGGTCTCGCCCCAGCTCGGCTATCTCGGCTCCCACCGGCCTCCTGCCCCAGTCCAGCGTGGAGATAGTCAGGCGGAGCTTCCTCCTGAAATTTGGGCCCCACCCTGGGAAGCAGCCGCCCTCGGACAGACATCGGATCGGAGTGGGAGAGACGAGCCTTTCCTGTGCCCTGTGGATCCTGGAGCCTGCACGTTctaggcgctcaataaatagcTCTTGAAGTGAGAATCACGTCTGCTTTATTTGCGGGGCTGTAGCCTCTTAACGGATTCGGGTGTGTGCAGGGCTGGTTACTATCAACACGCAGTAGGAGCCAAGGGCTCTACCTCTatagccagactgcctgggttcgaaTCTCAGCTTTTCCATTTTCTGGCTGTGCAACCTTTGGCAAAGTGCTTACCCTCCctgtgtgtgcctcagtttcctcatagcaTCGTGTTAGGATTGAATGAGTTAGCTTACTTAAAATGCTTAGTACAGGACTTGGTGAAGAATAGGCACTCAGTGAATGTCAGTTCTTGTGATTGCTGTAGTTTAAAGACTGGCTCAGTGTCTCTCTCTGAAGATGTTTATGACCCTCCTGCATGGGTACCTaaggctctctctttttttttgctgaggaagattcaccctgagctaacatctatgccagtcttccctcattttttatgtgggttgccaccacagcatggctgatgagtggtgtaggtccaagcctgggatctgaacccatgaacccaggccatggaagtggagtgtgctgaactttaactactaggccacagggctggcccctgaggctCTAACTCTTTGTGCAATTATCCCCGTCTGTAAGCATGTGTGCCTGTGCAGTCATATGCTTATGACCGTGGCGGAGTATACTCCTGACTGTGACCATGACTTGTGTGACTGTGCCTGTACTTGAGAAAGCTGTGGCCAAGCCCAGAGTGCATTAGGTGCGCAGTGTGTGCATCTGGTGTGTAGCCAATCACCACATGCCCTGCTGCTCACACCGTGCTCCCCTCCAGCCACGGTAGCAGTGACATTTGAACTCCACAGCCATCCGGGCCTGATCCTCAGGAGAGAGGGCACCTTGTAGGGTCAGGGGCCCACCACCAGGTGTGAGCTTGATGGAGAAACTGGCAGAGTTGAGGATGAGAAGGGCCTCGGGGTAACTGGGGTGCCAGGCACAGCGGCCATGGCCTGAGCACAGGGCTTGACTGCACAGAAGAGCGCCACTGGTCACGTTCAGGATGAAGGGCCCCAGCGTGCTGTCCACATATTCCTTGATGGCCTGGCATGATTCCTGGGTGGGAGGGGGAGTGTCAGGGATACCACGGCCATGCATGGGTCCACCTAGGGCATTGAGGTACTCACCTGCTGGCCAGCCAGGACTGCAGGGGTAGAAAGGGTGGGCCAGGGTCTCCCCAGTCAGCCTGGCAGCaccacccctgcccctgcccctgcccccagcctgggCCTGAGCTCACCTTGGTTCTTGTGTTCTCCCAGCTCACCCAGAGTACCACTCCTGCTGCCCCCTGGGCTGCACTCTCCCCCAAGCTGTGCTCCAGCTCGTCCTGGGGAAAGGGACAGCATCGTTCTGTggcgcctccctccctccccacagcagATTGCTGTGGCAGATTACTGGGGCAGTAATCTGCTGGGGCAGATTACTACCACTGGATGGGACAAATAATTCGTAACCCCCACCTGGGGCTGCCCTGGACCCAGTGGCCAGAGGCAAGCCTGTCCTCACCCTAGCCTGTAAGTGCCATGCAGGTGGCAACTACATCTTTCTGATGAATGCTGAATCAtctgtgcctagcacagagcttggcacacagtaggtgctcaaagaACGGGATCAAAGTGCCCCAAGGCTGTGTGGCCTCTGTTGCTTAGGACCTAATGCCTGACAAGGTAGGCTACAAGGTGGGCAGGGCCACAGAAGGAGACTTACCAGAGGTAGAAAGCGGTTCGTCATGTCATAGAAGATCTGGACATAGGGCAGCACTGGCAGATTGGGGTTcccagcacccacagccacacgGAATGCCTCACCCACACGGTGCCGCACAAACGTCCGTGACTTCCCCGTGCCCTCCAGTGCTGCAGGTATGTAGATCCTGGGGTAGAGGGCATGGCTCTGGGCCCACAGCCACCCCAGCTGGTCGTTCTGGGCACGGATGCCCGGCGGGCACTGGCCTGTGTAGTTGGGGCTTAGAAAGTCATAGTTGTAGCAGTCAGGGAAGCCGTAGAAGCCCCAGAGGCCACGAGGCCGTAGTGCCTGTCCCAGCTGGAGGGTGCGTACCATCCAGGCCTGTGCAGCCCCCTGGAATTGGTCCCGAGCTGCTGCCTCCACCAAAGGAGCCGACCAGTCGGGGTGCTGCCTCTGTACCAGTGCCCGTGAGCGCTGCCGGTAAATGTCCTTGGCGTCCCAGTTGAAGGCCCAGCGCGGGCGCCATGCCTCCCAGTCGATGACTGCCAGCCCTGAGAAGTTGGATGCAGGCATGGCAGCCAGGATGTCCTGGAATGTGTGGGCCAGGTGGGCATCCAGGCTGGCATTCTGGGGCAGGCCACCAAACACGGGCTCCCCAGTAGACGTGTAGTAGGGGTAGGTGCCCAGCTGGGAGCTGTAGAAAATGGTCATGTTAGGGCCACGGAAAGTCTGCCCTGGGTTGGCCACCACATCAAAGACACTGACGTCCACGTCCACACCGTGTCTCTCCAGGCACCACTGGGTGTTTGCATTCCAGACGGTGGTGAAGGGCTGGTTGGGTACCACGG
Proteins encoded:
- the HYAL3 gene encoding LOW QUALITY PROTEIN: hyaluronidase-3 (The sequence of the model RefSeq protein was modified relative to this genomic sequence to represent the inferred CDS: inserted 2 bases in 2 codons; substituted 1 base at 1 genomic stop codon); amino-acid sequence: MGPLGDHAFPTFPSLWGGAGGVFLAFPAVWKVWPWLETLSLHSVSPAGFHPWDMTMQLSPALVLGVALCLGCGQPLLQAPERPFSVLWNIPSAHVXARFGVHLPLEALGITANRGQRFHGQNVTIFYKNQLGLYPYLGPRGTAHNGGIPQAVPLDRHLAQAAYQIHHSLGPGFIGLAVLDWEEWSPLWAGNWGHRQAYPAALWAWAQRLFPHLDPQEQLHKAQTGFEQAARALMEDTLQLGQALQPCGPWGFYYFPACGNGWHGMPSNYTGHCHAATLACNTQLHWLWAASSALFPSIYLPPRLPPTHHQAFVXYRLEEAFRVALAGHPHPLPVLAYARLTHWSSGRFLSQDDLVQTMGVGAALGAAGVVLWGGLSFSSSEEECWRLYDYLVVTLGPYVINVTRAAMACSHQRCHGQGRCAWRDPGQMEAFLHLQPHGSPGAWESFSCRCYXGWAGPTCQEPRPEEAA
- the NAA80 gene encoding N-alpha-acetyltransferase 80, which codes for MVRGETRRLQCVRRTARGQRGWSKEPERETARYPSVRSEDAEQPRARLQHPELTLRSNLAKLTLDPAHQPELTLSPRLAELTPGSTCHPEMTLCPGSTELTLEPVHCRPELLDACADLINEQWPRSRASRLHSLGQSSDAFPLCLMLLSPHPTPEAAPIVVGHARLSRVLDRPQSLLVETVVVARALRGRGFGRRLMEGLEVFAHARGFRRLHLTTHDQLHFYAHLGYQLGEPVQGLVFTSQRLPANLLSAFSRAPSPRPRCKAPSLTAQASPRAPKGPSLPPPSSPA
- the HYAL1 gene encoding hyaluronidase-1 isoform X2, whose protein sequence is MRPFSPEVSLDLPCAMAAHLLPICALFLTLLGMAQGPRGPVVPNQPFTTVWNANTQWCLERHGVDVDVSVFDVVANPGQTFRGPNMTIFYSSQLGTYPYYTSTGEPVFGGLPQNASLDAHLAHTFQDILAAMPASNFSGLAVIDWEAWRPRWAFNWDAKDIYRQRSRALVQRQHPDWSAPLVEAAARDQFQGAAQAWMVRTLQLGQALRPRGLWGFYGFPDCYNYDFLSPNYTGQCPPGIRAQNDQLGWLWAQSHALYPRIYIPAALEGTGKSRTFVRHRVGEAFRVAVGAGNPNLPVLPYVQIFYDMTNRFLPLDELEHSLGESAAQGAAGVVLWVSWENTRTKESCQAIKEYVDSTLGPFILNVTSGALLCSQALCSGHGRCAWHPSYPEALLILNSASFSIKLTPGGGPLTLQGALSPEDQARMAVEFKCHCYRGWRGARCEQQGMW
- the HYAL1 gene encoding hyaluronidase-1 isoform X4 → MAAHLLPICALFLTLLGMAQGPRGPVVPNQPFTTVWNANTQWCLERHGVDVDVSVFDVVANPGQTFRGPNMTIFYSSQLGTYPYYTSTGEPVFGGLPQNASLDAHLAHTFQDILAAMPASNFSGLAVIDWEAWRPRWAFNWDAKDIYRQRSRALVQRQHPDWSAPLVEAAARDQFQGAAQAWMVRTLQLGQALRPRGLWGFYGFPDCYNYDFLSPNYTGQCPPGIRAQNDQLGWLWAQSHALYPRIYIPAALEGTGKSRTFVRHRVGEAFRVAVGAGNPNLPVLPYVQIFYDMTNRFLPLDELEHSLGESAAQGAAGVVLWVSWENTRTKESCQAIKEYVDSTLGPFILNVTSGALLCSQALCSGHGRCAWHPSYPEALLILNSASFSIKLTPGGGPLTLQGALSPEDQARMAVEFKCHCYRGWRGARCEQQGMW
- the HYAL1 gene encoding hyaluronidase-1 isoform X1; the encoded protein is MSKELGLPALSRGQSSRPALSSASPGQVSLDLPCAMAAHLLPICALFLTLLGMAQGPRGPVVPNQPFTTVWNANTQWCLERHGVDVDVSVFDVVANPGQTFRGPNMTIFYSSQLGTYPYYTSTGEPVFGGLPQNASLDAHLAHTFQDILAAMPASNFSGLAVIDWEAWRPRWAFNWDAKDIYRQRSRALVQRQHPDWSAPLVEAAARDQFQGAAQAWMVRTLQLGQALRPRGLWGFYGFPDCYNYDFLSPNYTGQCPPGIRAQNDQLGWLWAQSHALYPRIYIPAALEGTGKSRTFVRHRVGEAFRVAVGAGNPNLPVLPYVQIFYDMTNRFLPLDELEHSLGESAAQGAAGVVLWVSWENTRTKESCQAIKEYVDSTLGPFILNVTSGALLCSQALCSGHGRCAWHPSYPEALLILNSASFSIKLTPGGGPLTLQGALSPEDQARMAVEFKCHCYRGWRGARCEQQGMW
- the HYAL1 gene encoding hyaluronidase-1 isoform X3 — protein: MSKELGLPALSRGQSSRPALSSASPGQVSLDLPCAMAAHLLPICALFLTLLGMAQGPRGPVVPNQPFTTVWNANTQWCLERHGVDVDVSVFDVVANPGQTFRGPNMTIFYSSQLGTYPYYTSTGEPVFGGLPQNASLDAHLAHTFQDILAAMPASNFSGLAVIDWEAWRPRWAFNWDAKDIYRQRSRALVQRQHPDWSAPLVEAAARDQFQGAAQAWMVRTLQLGQALRPRGLWGFYGFPDCYNYDFLSPNYTGQCPPGIRAQNDQLGWLWAQSHALYPRIYIPAALEGTGKSRTFVRHRVGEAFRVAVGAGNPNLPVLPYVQIFYDMTNRFLPLESCQAIKEYVDSTLGPFILNVTSGALLCSQALCSGHGRCAWHPSYPEALLILNSASFSIKLTPGGGPLTLQGALSPEDQARMAVEFKCHCYRGWRGARCEQQGMW